A region from the Halomonas piscis genome encodes:
- a CDS encoding antitoxin Xre/MbcA/ParS toxin-binding domain-containing protein produces the protein MTQPSQPPTDPLARIFAYRAIDLRDRFPQPLESFREALECLQSDRSYMAAMSGEIIAYLRGGYALTIPDEFFICRSGEIDATLVPLGKNDEVCKEVEAWLREMLTRPDVDTTKAVPAEERPYSLDQLLAQCDPQAPVPDELKAWQDMPDVGHEILEAPTETDIWLAAERLFESREGAERWMISPEISLRGRTPVDVMVEDPQLVYDLIMRLEYGVYT, from the coding sequence ATGACACAGCCTTCACAACCTCCCACAGACCCGCTAGCTCGTATCTTTGCCTACCGGGCCATCGACCTCCGTGACCGCTTCCCCCAGCCTCTGGAGAGCTTCCGCGAGGCGCTGGAATGCCTACAAAGCGACCGTTCCTACATGGCCGCCATGAGCGGCGAGATCATCGCCTACCTGCGCGGCGGTTACGCCCTGACCATTCCGGACGAGTTCTTCATCTGCCGCAGCGGTGAGATCGACGCCACCCTCGTGCCGCTCGGTAAAAATGATGAGGTGTGCAAGGAAGTAGAAGCGTGGCTGCGGGAAATGCTCACGCGACCCGATGTCGACACCACCAAGGCTGTTCCCGCGGAAGAGCGGCCTTACTCCCTCGATCAGCTACTGGCACAGTGCGATCCTCAGGCTCCAGTCCCTGATGAGCTAAAAGCCTGGCAGGACATGCCCGATGTTGGACACGAAATCCTGGAGGCGCCTACCGAGACAGATATCTGGCTAGCCGCCGAGCGATTGTTTGAAAGTCGAGAAGGTGCCGAACGCTGGATGATAAGCCCAGAAATTTCTCTCCGAGGTCGCACACCGGTAGATGTTATGGTTGAAGATCCTCAGCTAGTTTATGACCTCATCATGCGACTGGAGTATGGGGTGTATACATAA
- a CDS encoding helix-turn-helix transcriptional regulator, translating into MTTYDFTLKFAVPGDLGMETLESLLFEAGCDDALIGVGLKGRLALEFSREAVSAQQAITSAMADVKRAIPQARLIEVGPDLVGVTDIAELLDFTRQNMRKLLQTHLATFPLPLHEGRASLWHLAEVLDWFQTHQRRKIDDALHEVAQTSMQANVARESRRVPAEHIRHFDDALVS; encoded by the coding sequence ATGACGACCTACGACTTTACCCTCAAGTTCGCGGTTCCCGGTGACCTCGGCATGGAGACGCTGGAATCCCTTCTATTCGAGGCGGGCTGTGACGATGCCTTGATCGGCGTTGGGTTGAAGGGGCGCTTGGCCCTGGAGTTTTCCCGCGAAGCGGTGTCGGCTCAGCAGGCGATTACCAGCGCCATGGCGGATGTGAAGCGCGCTATTCCCCAGGCCCGCCTGATCGAGGTGGGGCCAGACTTGGTTGGCGTCACGGATATCGCCGAGCTCCTGGATTTCACTCGCCAGAACATGCGCAAGCTGCTGCAAACGCACCTGGCGACCTTTCCGCTGCCGCTGCATGAGGGGCGTGCCTCGCTGTGGCACCTGGCCGAGGTGCTGGACTGGTTCCAGACCCATCAGCGCAGGAAGATCGACGACGCCTTGCACGAGGTGGCGCAGACCAGCATGCAGGCCAATGTGGCCCGTGAAAGCCGCCGGGTGCCGGCGGAACACATCCGCCACTTCGATGATGCCCTGGTGTCATAA
- the pglZ gene encoding BREX-1 system phosphatase PglZ type A, protein MDFKQLHQGLSSSFFADGHRLVFWYDPPVHFVEALDELALDGVQVLNMAGQSTFGVKLRLELEEPETPTLLYFPYAEPAPEDDWLLDIKLYSGRFYADQLSMIFNELGLARHVLREHLAKRQAFLGSRKRIEALKRLVTPEMDEDGLDLAMCAAVVGAPTSDIATLLFHLGDEAVAEEAGLEGNPSSLTEMTKYALVPSLVRALQLEVGYPASQAELSGDAPLPFGQLMLRLLTTGYCESISEIPDWAQSHAIASVNARATSRALLSRWRDSSRFYPAFDVISGWVAGALRIEDKIRDVPLEQLANVATFEVVEKQIIVDLCQAIPQADIRDLEMFRGIIAERLDGYWASRHKNDERRTFYRGLYAALSAAIDLFALRQQHLHGFHYESVEALYHAYCSELYRFDTAYRHYAVASDSTGVELLKKLDEAVERCYDEWFLGQLTRNWSERIDAEGRLHDWKLPRIPNQQHFFRDVVRPHLDAHRNKRLVVIISDAFRYEAAEELRERINAKRYSEATLGSQLGVVPSYTTLGMASLLPHRELSYQPGSDSVLVDGKSSQGTENRSQRLSAAVSGQAMAVTAEEVRGWSREQGREAIKGMQLVYVYHNVVDARGDTASTESETFAAVEDAIEELDTLTRKILMHLNTSTVLVTADHGFLFQRSKLDATDRTSLIEKPADAFKSKKRYVLGTNLPDNASVWHGLTRETAGTTCEIEFWIPKGAHRFHFVGGARFVHGGIMPQEIVVPVLTVKQLRGEKVEKRTRRKVDVISPKASLKMVNNIQRFELLQTEAVSEQLKPITLAVAIYEGTEAVSSEETVTFDSTSDNISDRMKSVRLSLSGTDFDRKRDYFLVLRDKDLGTELERYRVVIDLAFTDDFF, encoded by the coding sequence ATGGACTTTAAACAGTTACACCAAGGCCTATCTAGCTCTTTCTTCGCTGACGGCCATCGCCTCGTTTTCTGGTACGACCCCCCGGTCCACTTTGTCGAAGCACTAGATGAACTCGCACTAGATGGTGTACAGGTTCTCAACATGGCCGGGCAGTCCACCTTCGGCGTGAAGCTGCGCCTGGAGCTAGAGGAGCCGGAGACGCCGACGCTGCTCTACTTCCCCTACGCCGAGCCAGCGCCGGAGGATGACTGGCTTTTGGATATCAAGCTCTACTCCGGGCGCTTCTACGCCGATCAGCTGTCGATGATCTTCAACGAGCTGGGCCTTGCCCGGCATGTGCTGCGTGAGCACCTGGCCAAGCGCCAGGCGTTCCTGGGCAGTCGCAAGCGCATTGAGGCGCTCAAGCGCCTGGTCACCCCGGAGATGGACGAAGACGGTCTGGACCTGGCCATGTGCGCCGCCGTGGTGGGGGCGCCGACCTCGGATATTGCGACGCTGCTGTTCCACCTGGGCGATGAAGCAGTAGCCGAGGAGGCGGGGCTGGAGGGCAACCCCTCGTCCCTGACTGAAATGACCAAATACGCTCTTGTGCCGAGCCTGGTGCGAGCGCTGCAGCTAGAGGTGGGCTACCCCGCTAGTCAGGCAGAGCTCAGCGGCGACGCGCCGTTACCGTTCGGCCAGCTGATGCTGCGCCTGCTGACCACCGGCTACTGCGAGAGCATCTCCGAGATCCCCGACTGGGCACAGAGCCACGCCATCGCCTCGGTGAACGCACGCGCTACCTCCCGGGCGCTGCTGTCGCGCTGGCGGGACAGCTCGCGCTTCTATCCGGCCTTCGATGTGATCTCAGGCTGGGTCGCCGGGGCGCTGCGCATCGAGGACAAGATCCGAGACGTGCCGCTGGAGCAGCTTGCCAACGTGGCGACCTTCGAGGTCGTTGAAAAGCAGATCATCGTCGACCTATGCCAGGCGATCCCCCAGGCCGATATCCGCGACCTGGAGATGTTTCGCGGCATCATCGCCGAACGCCTGGATGGCTATTGGGCTTCTCGCCACAAAAACGACGAGCGGCGGACATTCTATCGAGGGCTCTATGCCGCGCTAAGCGCCGCCATCGACCTGTTCGCCCTGCGGCAGCAGCACCTCCACGGCTTTCACTACGAGAGTGTCGAAGCCCTTTACCACGCCTACTGCAGCGAGCTCTATCGTTTCGATACCGCCTATCGCCACTATGCGGTGGCTTCTGACAGCACCGGCGTGGAACTGCTCAAGAAGCTCGATGAGGCGGTGGAGCGCTGCTACGACGAGTGGTTCCTGGGCCAGCTCACCCGCAACTGGAGCGAGCGCATCGACGCCGAGGGGCGCCTGCACGACTGGAAGCTGCCGCGCATCCCCAACCAGCAGCACTTCTTCCGCGACGTGGTGCGCCCGCACCTGGACGCACATCGCAACAAGCGCCTGGTGGTGATCATCAGCGATGCCTTCCGCTATGAGGCGGCCGAGGAGCTGCGCGAGCGCATCAACGCCAAGCGCTACAGCGAGGCCACCCTGGGCAGTCAGCTCGGTGTAGTGCCCAGTTACACCACCCTCGGCATGGCCTCGCTGCTGCCTCACCGGGAACTGAGCTACCAGCCCGGCAGCGACAGCGTGCTGGTGGATGGCAAGTCCAGCCAGGGCACCGAGAATCGCAGCCAGCGCCTGAGCGCCGCCGTGAGCGGCCAGGCCATGGCCGTGACCGCCGAGGAGGTAAGGGGCTGGTCCCGCGAGCAGGGCCGCGAGGCGATCAAGGGGATGCAGCTGGTCTACGTCTACCACAACGTGGTGGACGCCCGGGGGGATACCGCCAGCACCGAAAGCGAGACCTTCGCCGCCGTGGAGGACGCCATCGAGGAGCTCGATACGCTCACCCGCAAGATCCTCATGCACCTCAACACCAGCACCGTGCTGGTCACCGCCGATCACGGCTTCCTGTTCCAGCGCAGCAAGCTGGACGCCACCGACCGCACGAGCCTGATCGAGAAGCCTGCCGACGCCTTCAAGAGCAAGAAGCGCTACGTGCTTGGGACCAACCTGCCCGACAACGCCAGCGTGTGGCACGGCCTCACCCGCGAGACCGCGGGCACCACCTGTGAGATAGAGTTCTGGATTCCCAAGGGCGCGCACCGCTTCCACTTCGTCGGCGGCGCTCGCTTCGTGCATGGCGGCATCATGCCTCAGGAGATCGTCGTGCCGGTGCTTACCGTCAAGCAGCTGCGTGGCGAGAAGGTCGAGAAGCGCACCCGCCGCAAGGTGGACGTGATCTCGCCCAAGGCCTCGCTAAAGATGGTCAACAACATCCAGCGTTTCGAGCTGTTGCAGACCGAGGCGGTTAGCGAGCAGCTCAAGCCCATCACCCTGGCCGTGGCCATCTACGAGGGCACCGAGGCCGTCTCCAGCGAAGAGACGGTGACCTTCGACAGCACGAGCGACAACATCAGTGATCGCATGAAGTCCGTGCGCCTGTCGCTGTCGGGGACCGACTTCGACCGCAAGCGCGACTACTTCCTGGTGCTGCGCGACAAGGATCTCGGCACCGAGCTTGAGCGGTATCGGGTGGTCATTGATCTGGCTTTCACCGATGATTTCTTCTGA
- a CDS encoding DUF6414 family protein → MEHLKNFIYLDEYKMSSLSSQLFEGITEYLVSANRSASEESEQQKGEIGSGRIFADALSKDSSTEEKKVLHDYLYSKFENRLLENEKVLIVKGGSECDLLAEIPKYPFIKITSKAIFNDINSIKATLTNFNVLGEAFAYVTNFEKLKEVQSQLEEAKRNTKDRNEKARLQQEYKSITNIKKVAKETGLHQDEKFLEKLNYLLSYGFEDQFEIQMNGSDRICTANLNREYLRENESLLKRKYSRITEKEFVMFGVVSQANNSKNIDIEGEEEVDEERSIKDALLNLVEHLTNLENQFTGRLSNEIIIDPIAIYTEL, encoded by the coding sequence ATGGAACATCTTAAGAACTTTATCTATCTGGATGAATACAAAATGTCTTCACTGTCGTCACAACTTTTTGAAGGCATTACAGAGTATCTTGTTTCTGCAAACAGGTCAGCGTCAGAGGAAAGTGAGCAGCAAAAAGGAGAAATTGGTAGTGGTCGTATTTTTGCTGATGCGCTTAGCAAAGATAGTAGCACAGAAGAGAAAAAGGTTCTTCACGACTATCTGTATTCAAAATTTGAAAATAGACTTCTAGAAAATGAAAAAGTTCTAATCGTGAAAGGTGGTTCGGAGTGTGATTTATTGGCTGAGATACCCAAATATCCATTCATAAAGATAACATCCAAGGCCATCTTCAATGATATTAATTCTATTAAAGCAACCCTGACTAATTTTAATGTTTTGGGCGAAGCATTTGCGTACGTAACTAACTTTGAAAAACTTAAGGAAGTTCAGTCTCAACTTGAAGAGGCAAAAAGGAATACGAAAGATCGAAATGAAAAAGCACGGCTACAGCAAGAGTATAAATCGATAACAAATATAAAAAAAGTGGCTAAGGAGACGGGCCTCCATCAAGATGAAAAATTTCTGGAAAAGCTAAATTATCTGTTGTCTTACGGTTTTGAAGATCAGTTCGAAATACAAATGAATGGTTCTGACCGTATATGTACCGCAAATTTAAATAGAGAATATTTGCGCGAGAATGAGTCTCTATTGAAAAGGAAATATTCGCGAATCACTGAAAAAGAATTTGTGATGTTTGGAGTGGTATCTCAAGCGAATAACTCAAAGAACATAGATATCGAGGGTGAAGAGGAGGTGGACGAGGAAAGATCAATTAAGGATGCATTGCTAAATCTGGTAGAGCACCTGACGAACTTGGAGAACCAGTTTACGGGTAGGCTTTCTAATGAAATCATCATTGATCCTATTGCAATTTATACAGAGCTCTAG
- the brxL gene encoding protease Lon-related BREX system protein BrxL, producing MEPARMEAHPNVSSDEPADLDTLLNTHFAGRVVRKDLTQRVKEGANVPVYVLEYLLGMYCASDDQEVIDEGLKNVKTILADNYVRPDEAEKVKSLVRERGSFKVIDRVMVRLNEKQDCYEAAFSNLGIKDAEISAGIVKEHEKLLVGGIWVIATLSYYHEEGQRGSPFGVSQLKPIQMPHMNMEELFEGRRGFTTDQWREVLIRSIGMEPAELDAEVQWHLLARMIPFVENNYNACELGPRGTGKSHIYKECSPNSILVSGGQTTVANLFYNMSSRRIGLVGMWDLVAFDEVAGISFKDKDGVQIMKDYMASGSFARGREQMEASASMVFIGNINQSVESLVKTSHLLTPFPDTMIDAAFFDRFHAYIPGWEIPKMRPSFFTQRYGFIVDYLAEFFREMRKRSFADAIDQHFRLGDNLNQRDVIAVRKTVSGLLKLLFPHGEYQKDDVRQCLEYALQVRRRVKEQLKKIGGMEFYDVHFSYIDKETLEEHFVSVKEQGGGGLIPEGLGKPGVVHTIGLSDKGMPGVYRIELQVTAGSGKLAMSGLWNSTSAKEQVKMAFDYFKANASRISGSSKVLEHDFHLHVVDLQNTGVLRDLALASLVAFASGLLGRPTQGQMVVLGDMSLGGSLKPVENLAECLQVAFDAGGKRVTLPMASAADIPTIPAELFTKFQTSFYAEPVDAVVKALGVE from the coding sequence ATGGAACCCGCTCGAATGGAAGCGCACCCCAACGTAAGCTCTGACGAGCCTGCCGATCTCGACACCCTGCTCAACACCCACTTCGCCGGCCGGGTGGTGCGCAAGGACCTGACCCAGCGGGTCAAGGAAGGCGCCAACGTGCCGGTCTATGTGCTGGAGTACCTGCTCGGCATGTACTGCGCCTCCGACGATCAGGAGGTGATCGACGAGGGCCTGAAGAACGTCAAGACAATCCTCGCCGACAACTACGTGCGCCCCGACGAGGCCGAGAAGGTGAAGTCGTTGGTCCGTGAGCGTGGCAGCTTCAAGGTGATCGACCGGGTGATGGTGCGCCTCAACGAGAAGCAGGACTGCTACGAGGCGGCGTTCAGTAACCTGGGGATCAAGGATGCCGAGATCTCCGCGGGTATCGTCAAGGAGCACGAGAAGCTGCTGGTGGGCGGGATCTGGGTTATTGCGACCCTGAGTTACTACCACGAGGAGGGGCAGCGCGGCTCGCCGTTCGGGGTCAGCCAGCTCAAGCCGATCCAGATGCCCCACATGAACATGGAGGAGCTGTTCGAGGGGCGCCGCGGCTTCACCACCGACCAGTGGCGTGAGGTACTGATCCGCTCCATCGGCATGGAGCCCGCCGAGCTCGACGCCGAGGTGCAGTGGCACCTGCTGGCCCGAATGATTCCCTTCGTCGAGAACAACTACAACGCCTGCGAGCTGGGCCCCCGCGGCACCGGCAAGAGCCATATCTACAAGGAGTGCTCGCCCAACAGCATCCTGGTCTCCGGTGGCCAGACCACGGTGGCCAACCTGTTCTACAACATGAGCTCGCGGCGCATCGGCCTGGTTGGCATGTGGGACCTGGTCGCCTTCGATGAAGTAGCCGGCATCTCGTTCAAGGACAAGGATGGCGTGCAGATCATGAAGGACTACATGGCCTCCGGTTCCTTCGCCCGTGGACGTGAACAGATGGAAGCCTCCGCCTCCATGGTGTTCATCGGCAACATCAACCAGAGCGTCGAGTCGCTGGTGAAGACCAGCCACCTGCTGACCCCGTTCCCCGACACCATGATCGACGCCGCCTTCTTCGACCGCTTCCACGCCTACATCCCGGGCTGGGAGATCCCCAAGATGCGGCCGTCGTTCTTCACACAGCGCTACGGCTTCATCGTCGACTATCTGGCCGAGTTCTTCCGCGAGATGCGCAAGCGCAGCTTCGCCGACGCCATCGATCAGCACTTCCGCCTGGGCGACAACCTCAACCAGCGCGACGTCATCGCCGTGCGCAAGACCGTCTCTGGCCTGCTCAAGCTGCTCTTCCCACATGGGGAGTACCAGAAGGATGACGTACGCCAGTGCTTGGAGTACGCCCTGCAGGTGCGCCGTCGGGTGAAGGAGCAGCTCAAGAAGATTGGGGGCATGGAGTTCTACGACGTCCACTTCAGCTATATCGACAAGGAGACGCTGGAGGAGCACTTCGTCTCGGTGAAGGAGCAGGGTGGCGGCGGGCTGATCCCCGAAGGTCTCGGGAAACCCGGCGTGGTGCACACCATCGGCCTCAGCGACAAGGGCATGCCTGGGGTCTACCGCATCGAGCTCCAGGTCACCGCCGGCAGCGGCAAGCTGGCGATGTCGGGACTGTGGAACTCCACCTCCGCCAAGGAGCAGGTCAAGATGGCCTTCGATTACTTCAAGGCCAACGCCAGCCGCATCAGTGGCTCCAGCAAGGTGCTGGAGCACGACTTCCACCTGCATGTGGTCGACCTGCAAAACACCGGCGTGCTGCGCGACCTGGCCCTGGCCAGCCTGGTGGCCTTCGCATCAGGGCTGCTGGGCAGGCCCACCCAGGGCCAGATGGTGGTGTTAGGCGACATGAGCCTGGGTGGCAGCCTAAAGCCCGTGGAGAACCTCGCCGAGTGCCTTCAAGTCGCCTTCGACGCCGGTGGCAAACGGGTCACCCTGCCCATGGCCAGCGCTGCGGATATCCCCACCATTCCCGCCGAGCTGTTCACCAAGTTCCAGACCAGCTTCTACGCCGAGCCGGTGGACGCCGTGGTGAAGGCGCTGGGGGTGGAGTGA
- a CDS encoding IS1380 family transposase, whose amino-acid sequence MGESLSTWTPSCNGSVRVELSGHRTTSDSGALLLREALDNSGVIEALEDNLVDQRHPLRIRHSLASQLRTLVLQRAMGWIDLSDTDTLRRDPLWQLACSDARGMTPLAQDRPSQATLSRLLTCLGRNDNIDAVHEGLLRLVVWRLTSLKNGERPKQLTLDIDGLPIEVHGHQGGSAYHGLYGVRIYSPLVASLAETGDMVGGLLREGNAGPAENADTWIPHLVKRLNESTGAQVRVRIDAGFTDNDTLEALEDRGIEYLGRLRSHTGLQTLAAPYLKRPRGRPPEQPREWCHDLEYQAGTWPEPRRVVLVVQERPDDLLLHAFFLVTNLNKFDWPPEKVLALYRKRGSAEAHMGEVKSALDVHLSSTDRGASTVQDVMARNEVSLLLSLYAYQVLHGLRCLLERQTRQGWSLSRMREQVLKVAATLKLHARRITLHLGAAADKWWPTLLKGLPKLTALS is encoded by the coding sequence ATGGGTGAAAGCCTATCTACCTGGACGCCCTCGTGCAACGGCTCCGTCCGTGTCGAGCTGAGCGGCCACCGCACCACCAGTGACAGCGGCGCTCTGCTGCTGCGTGAAGCCCTCGACAACAGCGGTGTGATCGAGGCGCTCGAAGACAATCTGGTCGATCAACGCCACCCGCTACGCATCCGCCACTCGCTGGCCAGCCAGCTGCGAACCCTGGTGCTGCAGCGCGCGATGGGCTGGATCGACCTCAGCGATACCGACACGTTGCGGCGTGATCCCCTCTGGCAGCTGGCCTGCAGCGATGCGCGTGGAATGACGCCACTGGCCCAGGACCGGCCGTCTCAAGCCACGCTGTCGCGGCTGCTGACTTGCCTTGGACGCAACGACAACATCGATGCCGTGCATGAAGGCCTGCTGCGACTGGTAGTCTGGCGCCTGACCTCGCTGAAGAACGGCGAGCGACCCAAGCAGTTGACCCTCGACATCGACGGCCTGCCGATCGAGGTCCACGGTCACCAAGGTGGCTCGGCCTATCATGGCCTTTACGGGGTCCGCATCTACTCGCCGCTGGTCGCCTCGCTGGCCGAAACCGGTGACATGGTGGGCGGCCTACTACGCGAAGGCAACGCCGGCCCGGCCGAGAACGCCGATACCTGGATCCCGCACCTGGTGAAGCGGCTCAACGAAAGCACCGGCGCCCAGGTTCGGGTGCGTATCGACGCCGGGTTCACCGACAACGACACGCTGGAGGCGTTGGAAGATCGCGGCATCGAGTACCTGGGCCGGCTGCGCAGTCACACGGGGCTGCAGACACTGGCGGCGCCGTACCTGAAGCGGCCCCGAGGTCGGCCGCCCGAGCAGCCACGGGAATGGTGTCATGACCTGGAGTACCAGGCCGGCACCTGGCCTGAACCACGGCGCGTGGTACTGGTCGTGCAAGAGCGACCCGATGACCTGCTGTTGCATGCCTTCTTCCTGGTCACCAACCTCAACAAGTTCGACTGGCCGCCGGAGAAGGTCCTGGCACTGTACCGCAAGCGCGGTAGCGCCGAAGCGCACATGGGCGAGGTGAAATCAGCGCTCGACGTACACCTCTCGTCGACGGATCGTGGCGCCTCCACGGTTCAGGACGTGATGGCGCGTAACGAGGTGAGCCTGCTACTCAGCCTCTATGCTTACCAGGTCCTGCATGGTCTGCGTTGCCTGCTGGAGCGGCAGACTCGGCAAGGCTGGAGCCTGAGTCGGATGCGCGAGCAGGTGCTTAAGGTCGCCGCCACACTGAAGCTGCATGCCCGGCGGATCACCCTTCATCTGGGTGCCGCCGCCGATAAGTGGTGGCCGACGTTGCTGAAGGGGCTGCCGAAGCTGACGGCGCTGAGTTGA
- a CDS encoding tyrosine-type recombinase/integrase, with amino-acid sequence MSTSATATREPWNKGKLVGQKTPLRLKDIWAIRVRLQLAENIRDLALFELAIDSKLRACDLVKLRVRDVSHGNHVASRAIVTQQKTKRPVQFEITEQTRTALEEWMQRAYLRNDDYLFPSRLSSAGHLSTRQYARIVKSWVTSIGLDPAYS; translated from the coding sequence ATGAGCACATCAGCAACAGCTACCCGCGAGCCTTGGAACAAAGGCAAACTAGTTGGTCAGAAAACACCGCTTCGGCTCAAAGACATCTGGGCCATTCGTGTCAGGCTGCAGCTTGCTGAGAATATAAGAGACCTAGCGCTGTTCGAGCTGGCGATCGATAGCAAACTGCGAGCCTGTGATTTAGTCAAATTACGCGTCCGTGATGTATCCCATGGCAACCATGTGGCTTCAAGAGCCATCGTCACGCAGCAGAAAACGAAGAGGCCAGTACAGTTTGAAATAACCGAGCAGACTCGCACCGCCCTTGAGGAATGGATGCAGCGCGCCTATCTCCGTAACGATGACTACTTGTTCCCAAGTCGTCTGAGCAGCGCGGGCCACTTGTCCACGCGACAGTACGCGCGCATCGTTAAATCCTGGGTAACCTCTATTGGCCTTGACCCGGCCTATTCATGA
- a CDS encoding BPSL0761 family protein, with product MPSERTRAVIHAREFLQTLSQDASLPESVRRQARGLLRHYPSREETLHAGQVEEQLTEGTLFQPTFSSSIDD from the coding sequence ATGCCATCTGAACGAACACGCGCTGTAATTCACGCCAGAGAATTTCTGCAGACGCTTTCGCAGGATGCCTCCCTCCCAGAATCTGTCCGCCGGCAGGCGAGGGGGCTGCTGCGCCACTATCCGTCTCGGGAAGAGACGCTACACGCCGGCCAAGTGGAAGAGCAGCTGACCGAGGGAACTCTCTTCCAGCCCACCTTCAGTTCCTCGATAGACGACTAG
- a CDS encoding AbiTii domain-containing protein: MKLIDEIIDELSSESGNLTDALLKTKVVLNSMGQGELVAWVNRELNGYSEDEELPEYRKVPAQVLANLASMTWTAQSHPIPIGHLEKHEQEQLQTAYMRQSLAVLQKYASSDGALESPIPLEANQRLGETLAKGVHIQRAWSEIQAASVVQILTEVRSRLLDFILGLKNELPDDPSRQEREAVDAMSLFNNSVLGDNATIVIGDKNKTQVINQHLVGNKDALAHELKKYNVHDDDIGELFEALDEDEERGVDHESKQFGESVKLWMTGMLSKAVEASWNIELGIASSILADALKHYYGW, from the coding sequence GTGAAGCTAATTGACGAGATTATCGACGAGCTCAGTAGTGAGAGCGGCAACCTGACGGATGCGCTGCTGAAAACCAAGGTGGTCCTGAACAGCATGGGGCAAGGAGAGCTGGTTGCTTGGGTCAATCGAGAGCTGAATGGGTATTCTGAGGACGAGGAACTCCCGGAGTATCGAAAAGTACCAGCGCAGGTCTTGGCAAATCTCGCAAGCATGACTTGGACCGCGCAATCGCATCCAATCCCAATCGGTCATCTGGAGAAGCACGAACAGGAACAGCTTCAAACGGCGTATATGCGTCAGTCGCTAGCCGTTTTGCAGAAGTACGCGAGCTCTGACGGGGCCTTGGAAAGTCCGATTCCATTAGAAGCGAATCAGCGCCTTGGAGAGACGCTTGCGAAGGGCGTACATATCCAACGCGCTTGGTCTGAAATTCAGGCTGCATCAGTTGTTCAGATACTTACAGAAGTGCGGTCGAGGCTTTTGGACTTTATCCTTGGCTTGAAGAACGAACTGCCAGATGACCCTAGTCGCCAAGAGCGAGAGGCAGTAGATGCCATGTCTCTATTTAACAACTCCGTCCTTGGAGATAATGCAACTATCGTGATTGGTGATAAAAACAAGACGCAAGTAATTAACCAGCACTTGGTCGGCAACAAAGATGCCCTCGCGCATGAGCTCAAGAAGTACAACGTACACGATGACGATATCGGTGAACTTTTTGAGGCACTGGATGAAGATGAAGAACGAGGTGTGGATCATGAGTCAAAGCAATTTGGAGAAAGCGTCAAACTGTGGATGACGGGCATGTTGAGCAAGGCGGTTGAAGCGTCATGGAATATCGAGCTTGGTATCGCGTCTTCAATACTGGCCGATGCGCTCAAACACTATTATGGCTGGTAA